One Synergistaceae bacterium genomic window carries:
- a CDS encoding cyclodeaminase/cyclohydrolase family protein — translation MEISKFLADLASDLPAPGGGATSALSGAMGAALVSMVANLTINREKYSQFQELAINSAKKANELMQNLTQCINKDMRSFDGVINALKLPKNTDSEKLARSQALQEAYKTAISAPVEIVNNCLEVMKLSRNLIGKSNITAECDLTAALSQCYAAINIALDNVKINLAFIKDESYNAQMSEWVSNSERESKELLSWQN, via the coding sequence ATGGAAATCTCAAAATTTTTAGCTGATCTTGCTTCAGATTTACCAGCACCGGGGGGCGGGGCAACTTCTGCACTTTCCGGGGCAATGGGCGCGGCTCTTGTTTCAATGGTAGCGAATCTAACAATTAACCGCGAAAAATATTCACAATTTCAGGAACTCGCAATTAATTCGGCCAAGAAAGCAAATGAGTTAATGCAAAATTTGACTCAATGCATAAATAAAGATATGCGCTCATTTGACGGAGTAATAAACGCTCTCAAGCTCCCGAAAAATACAGACTCCGAAAAATTAGCGCGTTCACAGGCACTGCAGGAGGCTTATAAAACCGCAATCTCTGCACCGGTTGAAATAGTAAATAATTGCTTGGAAGTCATGAAATTATCAAGAAATTTAATCGGGAAGTCAAATATTACGGCTGAATGCGATTTGACGGCGGCACTGTCTCAATGTTATGCGGCGATTAATATAGCACTCGATAACGTAAAAATAAATCTCGCATTTATTAAGGACGAGTCATATAATGCGCAAATGTCCGAATGGGTCTCGAATTCTGAACGTGAAAGCAAGGAGCTTCTATCATGGCAGAATTAA